The following proteins come from a genomic window of Pichia kudriavzevii chromosome 1, complete sequence:
- a CDS encoding uncharacterized protein (PKUD0A12360; similar to Saccharomyces cerevisiae YJL184W (GON7); ancestral locus Anc_1.154), producing MNPSAVYTNQATNTEKTFCVDNVKIEELTSNGITTGPSPYLLESTNGTYNDTDQPSPLNLNTSMGILRGLVTKLQDDINVYLTERIKSSGADDIVIDDGDDEEDKSSEV from the coding sequence ATGAACCCAAGTGCAGTTTATACCAACCAAGCAACAAACACAGAGAAAACATTCTGTGTTGACAATGTCAAGATAGAAGAGCTTACTTCTAACGGCATTACAACAGGACCTTCACCTTACCTTCTCGAGTCCACCAATGGCACTTACAATGACACGGATCAACCATCTCCTCTCAATCTGAACACATCTATGGGGATCCTACGGGGACTTGTTACGAAGCTCCAAGATGATATCAATGTGTATCTTACTGAGAGAATCAAAAGTTCTGGTGCTGACGATATTGTCATTGACGATGGCGACGATGAAGAGGACAAGAGTAGTGAAGTATAA
- a CDS encoding uncharacterized protein (PKUD0A12410; Pfam Domains: Zn_clus(1.1e-06)), with the protein MATNRVSNNNALQQRDKIMRRPKACINCRKSKVKCLKDDNDEACKRCKAHGLQCLYEIKVASYKVAGGESPSKSSTNVPIEKILNPISSNVSSKKYETSLIDNKNPSLDKDLDQQKVLNKWENSVENRLMGFGSQLTTIISLLQTQTPNISPIQTPRHELEVELPIPKRQRIEPSLSSISASSSPTSNKCESRSNSTGNSNANRDRNSGAVTLTTDPVVRLNSILSKGDAAELFEFFNKNISPQLFGFDISKYPIDSIWKTCPLLIATITCIASIHHPNLRNLSSDLESIVYDLSKSILFRLPTNEIEAFNTIMALCFCGFWFNDNQMFTGIALQLSKTMSLIHPNSKSCKIIPRKDRLKLWYLLYILDGQQSLVFNREPIIDSRDPTFKKSRDLLVNAENEDLKDTKPDVKTEKSVINLNTNYADIRLISQVEYHQAINAVFEGNAWDLLTPSSFGLPFKTNLELDKWMVQWTVLLSPFKNNPIWSSKSTLIYYNFAKIHINSQAVRKFQANGVDLPKFDEIDDDFFDSNINNNSNGNKSLKIQELLDDSNTDDTDDEGIDDIGELSFGKELSPVESRKVSAELALSSAETVLNIVLSDSDILSVLRYVPIHIHIMLYYAALLILKPHACLHSSGQNYDKYKDENERFEASLNAIKLVKRLRHSIFINPPTDRDFSNKIIEGLTNILQDKVRQMRKEIDSSNYNSNVKEEHLQQLDQVVLDNDARELYHSQRKRGQDFKIAAWPGFDPGHPTKTLEKALKNGNSNNPLNSDVKQPFSK; encoded by the coding sequence ATGGCAACTAATCGTGTCTCCAATAATAATGCTCTTCAACAAAGAGATAAAATTATGAGGCGTCCTAAGGCATGTATAAATTGTCGAAAATCCAAAGTCAAGTGTTTGAAGGATGACAATGATGAGGCTTGCAAAAGATGCAAAGCACACGGTCTACAGTGTCTTtatgaaatcaaagttgCAAGCTATAAAGTTGCAGGAGGCGAATCAccttcaaaatcatcaacaaatgttCCCATTGAGAAGATTCTGAATCCAATATCATCTAACGTCTCCTCAAAGAAATATGAAACCTCTTTAATTGATAACAAAAATCCATCTCTAGATAAGGATCTAGACCAACAgaaagttttgaataaatGGGAGAACTCGGTTGAAAACAGACTAATGGGATTTGGGTCACAGCTAACTACAATCATCAGTTTGTTGCAAACACAAACCCCAAATATATCTCCAATACAGACTCCAAGGCATGAGTTAGAAGTCGAGCTCCCTATACCTAAAAGGCAAAGGATAGAACCTTCATTGTCTTCTATATCTGCGTCTTCTTCACCAACCTCAAACAAATGTGAATCACGTTCAAATTCAACCGGTAACAGCAATGCTAACCGGGACCGGAACTCGGGTGCAGTTACTCTAACTACCGATCCAGTAGTTCGGTTGAATAGTATTCTGAGTAAAGGAGACGCAGCAGagttatttgaatttttcaacaaaaatatatcaCCCCAACTATTTGGCTTTGATAtctcaaaatatccaattgACTCGATTTGGAAGACATGCCCTTTATTAATAGCTACAATAACATGCATTGCATCAATTCACCATCCAAATTTGCGGAATTTATCTAGTGATCTTGAAAGCATAGTGTatgatttatcaaagtcAATTTTGTTCAGATTGCCGACCAATGAAATCGAAGCTTTCAATACAATTATGGCATTGTGCTTTTGCGGATTTTGGTTTAATGACAATCAAATGTTTACAGGTATTGCATTACAATTGTCTAAAACAATGAGCTTAATTCATCCGAATTCAAAGTCCTGTAAAATTATACCAAGAAAAGATCGACTAAAACTGTGGTATTTGTTGTATATTTTGGATGGTCAGCAAAGCTTAGTGTTTAATAGGGAACCAATCATCGATTCGAGGGATCCAACATTTAAAAAAAGTAGAGATTTACTGGTGAATGCcgaaaatgaagatttgaaggataCTAAACCAGATGTGAAAACTGAGAAATCAGTCATCAATCTCAACACAAATTATGCAGATATTAGGTTGATATCACAAGTTGAATATCATCAGGCTATCAATGCTGTATTTGAAGGTAATGCTTGGGACTTGTTGACACCATCTTCATTTGGATTGCCTTTCAAAACGAACTTAGAGTTGGACAAATGGATGGTTCAATGGACTGTGTTATTGAGTCCTTTTAAGAACAACCCAATTTGGTCTTCTAAATCAACATTGATTTATTACAATTTTGCTAAGATTCATATCAATTCACAAGCAGTCAGAAAATTTCAAGCAAACGGTGTTGATTTACccaaatttgatgaaattgatgatgatttttttgattcgAATATTAACAATAATTCAAATGGTAATAAAAGCCTGAAAATTCAGGAATTGTTAGACGACTCTAATACGGATGACACGGATGATGAAGGAATTGATGACATTGGTGAACTCAGCTTTGGGAAAGAGCTATCACCTGTTGAAAGTAGAAAAGTCTCCGCTGAGTTAGCACTCTCCTCAGCTGAAACTGTACTCAACATAGTGTTGAGTGATTCTGATATTCTAAGCGTTTTGAGGTATGTTCCAATTCATATCCATATTATGCTTTATTATGCGGCCTTATTGATACTAAAACCTCATGCTTGCTTACATTCAAGTGGTCAAAATTACGACAAATACaaggatgaaaatgaaagatttgaagcTTCATTAAATGCAATTAAATTGGTGAAAAGATTAAGGCATTCGATATTCATCAACCCACCAACTGATCGAGATTTTTccaataaaatcattgaagGTTTAACGAACATTTTGCAAGATAAGGTACGGCAGATGAGGAAAGAAATAGACTCGAGCAATTATAATTCAAATGTTAAGGAGGAGCATTTACAGCAGTTAGACCAAGTAGTGCTAGATAACGATGCCCGTGAATTATACCATTCACAACGTAAACGTGGACAAGATTTTAAAATTGCGGCATGGCCGGGTTTTGACCCTGGACATCCAACTAAAACATTGGAAAAAGCCCTCAAAAATGGGAACAGCAATAATCCACTAAATTCTGATGTTAAGCAGCCTTTTTCTAAGTAG
- a CDS encoding uncharacterized protein (PKUD0A12370; Pfam Domains: PCI(3.1e-06)) has translation MKDLYHVVEVDLRHQAIPTEIMSYTIVLDKDLNLSILELAAILDLESKSEDHKYTNTFKSLLDEKNTQELVKQLTEVQQYFATKFARKSFEPTINLYLHIANLLENEKLGLLSSLVKNIDPASVPVTIPSDLIILALTNVFSSLPNTSTVRYDALLAIVNLILKENISGLISNIAKNIDEYLSTIENISTEQKTQIISLIFKQYKLEDEEKAVAYIQSLINEKSYKLDSETLISVFATILSSTILYNIASLESSFPATENDTLVKLLKLYLTGDYATFCSNKSEFQNASFASQINFSNLESSFQSLAALNFLVTVENANISYNTISESTKIPVDEIEIKLITLISQGFIAGKLSQSTSSVNVNSVNFSAPVLTSKPELINWASLSGSLTSWRQNVNNLQSVIDNLISKRGKRVNAPNVIMAFHQQKLEAKEAREKKAQESAESATPANA, from the coding sequence ATGAAAGACTTGTATCATGTAGTAGAAGTGGATTTGAGACATCAAGCCATCCCAACAGAAATCATGTCCTATACTATTGTTCTTGACAAAGACTTGAATCTCTCCATTCTTGAATTGGCAGCAATTCTGGACCTGGAGTCTAAGTCAGAAGACCACAAATACACAAACACCTTCAAGTCTCTTTTAGATGAAAAGAACACTCAAGAACTTGTTAAACAATTGACCGAAGTTCAACAGTATTTTGCCACAAAATTTGCAAGAAAGTCATTTGAGCCTACCATCAATTTGTACTTGCACATCGCCAATTtgcttgaaaatgaaaaattagGTTTGCTATCTTCTCTGGTGAAGAATATCGATCCAGCTAGCGTTCCTGTCACAATCCCTTCTGATCTTATCATTCTTGCCTTAACAAatgttttctcttctctcCCGAACACTTCAACCGTAAGATATGACGCACTATTGGCAATTGTAAACCTGAttctcaaagaaaatatctCTGGATTAATCTCCAATATTGCAAAGAACATTGATGAATACCTTTCCaccattgaaaatatctCTACAGAACagaaaactcaaataatttctttgattttcaagCAGTATAAGttggaagatgaagagaaGGCAGTTGCATATATCCAATCTTtaataaatgaaaagtcATACAAACTCGATTCTGAAACTCTTATATCCGTATTTGCTACTATTTTAAGCTCTACCATATTATACAATATTGCATCATTGGAATCATCATTCCCAGCAACGGAAAATGATACCTTAGtcaagttgttgaaattataCTTGACTGGTGATTATGCTACCTTCTGCTCTAACAAATCAGAGTTCCAGAATGCTTCATTTGCCTCTCAAATTAACTTTTCCAATTTAGAATCTTCATTCCAATCATTAGCTGCTCTAAACTTCTTAGTCACTGTTGAGAATGCTAATATTTCTTACAACACAATCTCCGAGTCGACAAAGATCCCAGtagatgaaattgaaatcaaactcATTACATTAATCTCTCAAGGCTTTATTGCAGGTAAATTGTCACAATCAACAAGTTCTGTCAATGTTAATTCTGTTAATTTCTCTGCACCAGTATTGACTTCTAAGCCGGAATTAATCAATTGGGCTTCCCTAAGCGGTTCCTTGACTTCATGGAGACAAAATGTTAACAACTTACAGTCTGTCATCGACAACTTGATCTCAAAGCGTGGTAAGAGAGTGAATGCTCCTAATGTCATCATGGCTTTCCACCAACAAAAGCTTGAAGCTAAGGAAGcaagagaaaagaaggCGCAAGAATCTGCGGAATCTGCAACTCCTGCCAATGCATAG
- a CDS encoding uncharacterized protein (PKUD0A12390; similar to Saccharomyces cerevisiae YGR101W (PCP1); ancestral locus Anc_3.445), translating into MFRAGFFYLKLVNPAAGPTLSGSLKKSIFPGFINKRTASFSGNTTTGTRTFTTFPAHNDGLTRKILRTQVVSKYLGPLTQKRLATHSQLGRNGYSYREPRYNNVQNNIIKPFIFVTIFTVATYFAIPFLFEHTPMSYFKTHPTHLVWTILGLNAIVFGLWQIRFSNAYLYKTLENYFVMDRSALTRTSNWSLILSSFSHQEPFHLLVNMGCLYSFSGTMISMLGITGFSSLYLISGAWASFFSLAYSQIFRYFGRSLGASGSIAGVFTTFATMFPNAGISFFFIPVPGGAAVAAGLFALYNVAGCLLKWGSFDYAAHLGGMWVGFLWGIFLKWKLEKQEEERRKKLRSYGWR; encoded by the coding sequence ATGTTTCGTGCTGGATTTTTctatttgaaattggtgAATCCTGCAGCTGGTCCAACACTGTCAGGGTCGCTCAAAAAATCCATATTTCCAggttttatcaataaaagaaCTGCGTCATTTTCTGGGAATACAACAACTGGAACAAGAACTTTCACTACGTTCCCAGCACACAACGATGGGTTGACACGTAAAATCCTAAGAACCCAAGTagtttccaaatatttAGGACCACTTACACAGAAAAGGTTGGCCACACATTCTCAATTAGGCAGAAATGGTTATTCATATAGAGAACCAAGATACAATAATGTTCAAAATAACATTATCAAgccatttatttttgttactATATTTACGGTTGCAACATACTTTGCAATACCATTTCTCTTTGAACATACACCGATGTCTTACTTCAAGACACATCCTACACACCTAGTATGGACAATTCTTGGTTTAAATGCAATAGTTTTCGGTTTATGGCAAAtaagattttcaaatgcATACCTATACAAGACCCTTGAAAACTATTTTGTCATGGACAGATCAGCTTTAACGCGTACATCCAACTGGTCTCTGATTTTGTCGTCTTTCTCTCATCAAGAGCCATTTCATTTGCTAGTCAATATGGGTTGTTTGTATTCCTTCTCCGGTACTATGATCTCAATGCTTGGTATCACAGGATTTTCGAGTCTGTATCTAATTTCTGGTGCATGGGCATCATTCTTTTCATTAGCTTATTCACAAATCTTCCGCTATTTTGGTAGGTCACTGGGTGCATCTGGTTCAATTGCTGGTGTTTTCACCACATTTGCAACAATGTTCCCAAATGCAGGTATCTCGTTCTTTTTCATACCCGTCCCTGGTGGTGCAGCTGTTGCAGCAGGCTTATTCGCATTATACAATGTTGCCGGGTGTTTACTAAAGTGGGGCAGTTTTGATTATGCTGCACACCTTGGTGGTATGTGGGTCGGTTTCCTTTGGGGAATATTCTTGAAGTGGAAGTTAGAAAAacaggaagaagaaagacggaagaagttgagaaGTTATGGTTGGAGGTAA
- a CDS encoding uncharacterized protein (PKUD0A12330; similar to Saccharomyces cerevisiae YOL107W; ancestral locus Anc_3.76), with the protein MSISFNSVNAKLAKYTTIPIVTLLYLTLTVTLSAITSYIRTQSYNSLIVNNPDLVFDDIVIPSLQLVPSHFVFHPWSLTTTAFVETSPFQFLCGLVIIYFGITFLESQWDPRATTEESMDDIEQYLKSQGPIPETIKFTSFIIIISNFICLLLTSLIHIINGNSVQLNSPLQYGLFILILPISIVAKQLLPETNIKVLSLFKFRFKRLPFILLLASMILSMIKLSLSPVLPGVVSFFVAWYYLRYIQISPAMNGTILPVSGGSSLNSDTIRGDPSDTFALVEFFPDVLKPTLRPLFEGFYQLSVLLGIVRPWNDDDVDIGNLRSNLRVSGPSLANKRTNSSTFMNTTGNSKNLKSETDDEIAERRKQIALKVLEETANKK; encoded by the coding sequence ATGTCAATTAGCTTTAATTCTGTCAATGCCAAATTGGCAAAGTATACTACAATTCCAATTGTGACACTCCTATATTTGACGTTAACTGTTACATTGTCTGCTATAACATCATACATCCGAACACAATCATACAACTCTTTAATTGTCAATAATCCGGATCTAGTATTTGACGATATAGTCATTCCATCACTACAGCTGGTACCTTcacattttgttttccacCCCTGGTCTCTTACAACTACTGCATTTGTGGAGACATCGCCATTTCAGTTTTTGTGTGGGTTGGTCATAATATACTTTGGTATCACATTCTTGGAATCACAATGGGACCCTAGGGCGACTACCGAAGAGTCTATGGATGACATTGAACAGTATTTAAAGTCACAAGGCCCTATTCCTGAAACCATAAAATTCACctcttttattattattatttctaATTTTATTTGCTTGTTATTGACTTCATTAATCCACATAATCAATGGTAACAGCGTCCAACTTAATAGCCCCCTACAATATGGCTTATTTATATTAATTCTTCCGATTTCCATTGTTGCGAAGCAATTATTACCTGAAACAAATATCAAAGTTTTATCACTCTTTAAATTCCGTTTTAAACGTCTTCCATTCATTCTGTTATTAGCCTCgatgattttatcaatgattAAGTTGTCTCTATCCCCAGTGTTACCGGGAGTAGTATCCTTTTTTGTTGCATGGTATTATCTAAGGTATATCCAAATTTCTCCAGCAATGAATGGTACTATATTACCTGTATCTGGTGGTAGTTCATTAAATTCAGACACAATCAGAGGTGATCCTTCCGATACATTTGCTttagttgaattttttccAGATGTGTTGAAACCGACTCTGAGGCCTTTATTCGAGggattttatcaattatCTGTGCTGCTAGGTATTGTGCGCCCTTGGAATGACGACGACGTAGATATTGGAAATTTAAGGAGTAACCTGAGGGTTTCTGGCCCATCGCTAGCCAATAAACGTACCAACTCTTCTACTTTTATGAATACAACGGGtaattcaaagaatttgaaatcggaaacagatgatgaaatcgCTGAGAGACGGAAGCAAATTGCTTTGAAAGTCTTGGAAGAGACCGCTAATAAGAAGTAA
- a CDS encoding uncharacterized protein (PKUD0A12380; similar to Saccharomyces cerevisiae YFR025C (HIS2); ancestral locus Anc_1.351): MPYSHHSHSGSYCKHAHDTLESVVSTAIDKRFNTYCLTEHAPRLSNKLLYPEEEELGMTVSSLFEQFDSFVKHARDIQHRVNEDCSSKTKILVGYESEGGIDSEHLEMCLKLQKDMDADVTVGSVHHVNGIDIDFDQKSWDNAYEEYGGLRGLYLEYYNLVYRMIETLKPSVIAHFDLIRLFANTEIEKGGRLVKITYEEKLNVDIKRDWPDVWRIISNCIDLIIKNNLTVELNSAAIRKGWTTPYPKDDILKEMISKNVKFVMSDDSHGNDQVGLNFQYVLEYIREMGIRTIWYYDLEEVGNPDVRNGIGKVVLKNVKCEELIENEFWRTNYPSICLEK, translated from the coding sequence ATGCCCTATTCACACCATTCACATTCAGGGAGTTATTGTAAACACGCACATGATACCTTGGAATCGGTAGTATCAACAGCAATAGATAAGAGATTCAATACATATTGTTTGACTGAACATGCACCACGATTGTCCAATAAACTGCTCTATCCAGAGGAGGAGGAATTGGGGATGACCGTATCTTCATTATTTGAGCAGTTTGATTCATTTGTGAAGCATGCAAGGGATATTCAGCACCGTGTGAATGAAGATTGTAGTAGCAAAACTAAAATTTTGGTTGGATATGAGAGTGAAGGTGGAATTGATAGCGAACATCTTGAGATGTGtttgaaacttcaaaaagATATGGATGCTGATGTTACAGTTGGGAGTGTTCATCATGTCAATGGCATAGACATAGATTTTGATCAAAAAAGTTGGGATAATGCATATGAAGAATATGGTGGGCTAAGAGGATTATACCTTGAATATTATAATTTGGTGTATAGAATGATTGAAACACTAAAACCTTCTGTGATTGCACATTTTGATTTAATTAGATTATTTGCAAACACTGAGATTGAAAAGGGTGGGAGACTGGTGAAAATAACTTATGAGGAGAAATTGAATGTTGATATAAAGAGGGATTGGCCAGATGTCTGGAGAATAATTAGTAATTGCATTGAtttgataataaaaaacaaCCTCACTGTTGAACTGAACTCAGCAGCAATTAGAAAAGGATGGACGACGCCTTATCCAAAAGATGATATTCTAAAGGagatgatttcaaagaatgtAAAGTTTGTTATGAGTGACGATTCGCATGGCAATGATCAAGTTGGATTAAATTTTCAGTATGTTTTAGAATATATCAGAGAAATGGGTATCCGTACTATTTGGTATTATGATTTGGAAGAGGTGGGGAATCCGGACGTGAGAAATGGAATTGGTAAGGTTGTCCTCAAAAATGTTAAATGTGAAGAATTGATTGAGAATGAATTCTGGAGAACTAATTACCCTTCAATTTGTTTAGAAAAATAG
- a CDS encoding uncharacterized protein (PKUD0A12340; similar to Saccharomyces cerevisiae YOL108C (INO4); ancestral locus Anc_3.75): protein MVPKKRNHSDLDEHVKMPDKMHHVEFLENISMNFQQISPKLTLTNNIPNSSSNTKKKRPSSSVSLLTPEQRKENHINSENRRRAQIRSCFDELVKIVPDIDSTENRSELTILTKTANYIERLRSENAQLEKLRKGHDS, encoded by the coding sequence ATGGTACCgaaaaagagaaatcaTTCTGACTTAGATGAGCATGTGAAAATGCCAGATAAGATGCATCACgttgaatttcttgaaaatatatcTATGAACTTTCAGCAAATATCCCCCAAATTAACACTGACCAAtaatattccaaattctAGCTCaaatacaaagaaaaaacgGCCATCAAGTTCTGTTTCGTTGCTTACCCCtgaacaaagaaaagagaatcaTATAAATTCGGAAAATAGAAGACGTGCTCAGATCAGATCTTGCTTCGATGAACTTGTCAAAATCGTGCCCGATATTGATTCTACTGAGAATAGGTCAGAGTTGACAATACTGACGAAGACTGCAAATTATATAGAACGGTTACGATCGGAAAATGCACAATTAGAGAAGCTCCGAAAAGGCCATGATTCTTAA
- a CDS encoding uncharacterized protein (PKUD0A12350; similar to Saccharomyces cerevisiae YJR122W (IBA57); ancestral locus Anc_7.508), with product MYSVLRTHVGVRTLLSRRFICAPREIPSHGLINLSDESRFLQISGKDASTFINGLTTIKMIPQYIKKNQTTISQADLNNENIVKSITLTDNEITNTNWGIIHEDEHIDLKDELYGVDRIGIRRDGVFGHMLRSNGRVLTDLFVYPFPYHPGKDDSSPSYLIEILNKEQFKPLQMMLKLHKLRSAIEIKEVEMSSWFYYNTTQRGQQDLEYINECLLSNRISKNPEDARIITSQVLEHLSAKYGFKSDLIHAFAVDQRQYGFGMRIITPPSCKLNDFEVLAYDSYLTHRIQNGVVEVSDFRRTATLPFECNLDWMCGINYDKGCYMGQELTIRTFTGNGTTRRVLNVIFDIPIMDISDAFERIELRAIEGNFSDTPVKKEPVFNPFVSSSSSAPVQSRRDMNKVGEILLNNGVEGLARIEKRYFDWDTELSKKVNIVHKGKTYTGTIETRFA from the coding sequence ATGTACAGTGTATTGAGGACACACGTGGGAGTGAGAACCTTATTATCTAGGAGGTTTATTTGTGCCCCTAGAGAAATACCTTCTCATGGTCTAATAAACCTGTCTGATGAATCAAGGTTTTTACAAATATCGGGCAAGGATGCTTCTACATTTATTAATGGCCTCACGACTATCAAAATGATACCACAGtacataaaaaaaaaccaaactACAATTTCTCAGGCTGATCtaaataatgaaaacatCGTCAAATCAATTACACTGACTGACAACGAGATTACTAATACAAACTGGGGAATTATCCACGAAGATGAACATATTGACCTGAAAGATGAATTATATGGTGTCGATCGTATAGGTATTAGAAGAGATGGTGTTTTTGGACATATGCTTAGATCAAATGGGCGTGTTTTGACCGATCTATTCGTATACCCGTTTCCTTATCACCCTGGCAAAGATGATAGTTCCCCTTCTTATCTTATTgaaatattgaacaaaGAACAATTTAAGCCTTTACAGATGATGCTGAAATTACATAAGTTGAGATCagcaattgaaatcaaggaaGTTGAAATGAGCTCGTGGTTTTATTATAATACTACACAACGTGGACAACAGGACCTAGAGTATATTAATGAATGTTTACTATCAAATAGAATCTCTAAAAATCCTGAAGATGCTAGAATCATAACAAGTCAAGTGTTGGAACATTTATCTGCAAAGTATGGCTTCAAATCCGATTTGATCCATGCATTTGCTGTAGATCAAAGACAGTATGGGTTTGGTATGAGGATCATAACACCACCATCGTGTAAACTAAATGACTTTGAGGTATTAGCATATGATAGTTATCTAACACATAGGATCCAAAATGGGGTTGTGGAAGTGTCGGACTTCAGGAGAACTGCTACTTTGCCATTCGAATGTAACCTGGATTGGATGTGTGGCATAAATTATGACAAGGGCTGTTATATGGGTCAAGAATTGACAATCCGTACGTTTACAGGCAATGGAACGACGCGTAGGGTATTAAATGTAATTTTTGATATACCGATCATGGATATTAGTGATGCATTCGAAAGAATAGAATTGAGAGCAATTGAAGGCAATTTTTCAGACACACCTGTGAAGAAAGAGCCGGTCTTCAATCCATTTGTATCAAGCTCGTCGTCAGCACCAGTCCAGTCAAGAAGAGATATGAATAAAGTTGGTGAGATCTTGCTCAATAATGGAGTAGAAGGCCTAGCTCGAATTGAAAAGAGATACTTTGATTGGGATACTGAGTTATCGAAGAAGGTAAATATTGTACATAAGGGGAAGACGTATACTGGTACTATTGAAACCCGATTTGCATAG
- a CDS encoding uncharacterized protein (PKUD0A12400; Pfam Domains: SH3_1(7.2e-10)|SH3_2(9.4e-07)), with protein sequence MEHIKKNEVAWCEYLKYLRLMFEQFENILVDRAPHLSLLLNDIQDDISREMAQFTKRVGRIFENLMEILKKLQKTIKEREFIELDYNNYASQKHKFDSTGDYPDFEKNKKAFEVEQKLKQIKNRGNILDSLITSETPLFLLLSDGISKGLGILIFFHSYDILKTFYEKFSKTSECLTNFQMDNIYLSNYTAETKQAQSKICDQIEFLKLFAKTTKPFQSVASSVPFSTELKTSPFAYNPKKVGTALYPFNGLHDFELSFDIGDKVEVYEENESGWWIGTLLRDGSYGRFPYNYFHFS encoded by the coding sequence ATGGAACACATAAAGAAGAATGAGGTTGCATGGTGTGAGTATTTGAAGTACCTGCGTTTAATGTTTGAGCAGTTTGAGAATATTTTAGTAGATAGAGCTCCTCATCTTTCCTTACTTTTAAATGATATACAAGATGATATTTCGAGGGAAATGGCACAATTTACCAAACGAGTTGGTAGGATCTTCGAAAATCTAatggaaattttgaaaaagttaCAAAAGAcaataaaagaaagagaatttaTTGAGCTTGACTATAATAACTATGCTTCACAGAAACATAAGTTTGATTCCACCGGTGATTATccagattttgaaaaaaacaaaaaagcCTTCGAAGTCGAACAAAAGTTAAAACAAATTAAGAATAGAGGCAACATTTTGGATAGTTTAATAACATCAGAAACACCCctgtttcttctccttAGTGACGGAATTTCCAAAGGTTTGGGTATTCTTATCTTTTTTCACTCGTATGATATACTGAAAACATTTTACGAAAAATTCAGTAAGACTTCGGAATGTCTCACTAATTTCCAAATGGACAATATCTATCTGAGTAACTATACTgcagaaacaaaacaggcacaatcaaaaatctGTGATCAGATAGAATTTTTGAAGCTCTTTGCAAAGACCACTAAGCCTTTCCAGTCAGTTGCATCAAGCGTGCCTTTTTCCACCGAATTAAAAACTTCTCCATTTGCTTACAATCCAAAAAAGGTGGGAACAGCACTCTATCCTTTTAACGGTCTCCATGACTTCGAATTGTCCTTTGATATTGGAGACAAAGTAGAAGTCTATGAGGAAAATGAATCAGGGTGGTGGATCGGAACGCTTTTAAGGGATGGTAGCTATGGAAGGTTCCCGTACAACTACTTCCACTTCTCATGA